The Gossypium hirsutum isolate 1008001.06 chromosome A13, Gossypium_hirsutum_v2.1, whole genome shotgun sequence nucleotide sequence GTCAACATGTCTGAAGACAAAAGTGTTCATTCAGAGCATTGATGGTCTCAATGAAATGGTTATGCAAAGCTGGCAGTAATAAAAAAGATAACTTATTTGTACTTAATTATCTTTGGTAGAGTTAAAACTTTATATTGAAACAATGTATGTTTCCATAATAGtagttattaattaaattaagctaGAAATTACTAAAGCAAAAAGGTAAGAAAAATGTAAGTAGGTGCTGTAAAAACATGAATGTTTCTACTTTGGGCAGATTTGAGTCAGCATTTCACTGACTTGTCTCTTGTTTCTTTCCCCTACAAGGTAGCATTGGCTTCCCACATAAGCAGAGATTGTGAGCATAAGCAGAAGCAGGGAAGATGTTGTAAGGCCGACCTTGTGGGATCTCTCCACATAGTCTATTTGCCCTGAAGCTTGCATGTCTCATAAACTTAATACCCAACAAGCTAGTTGGGATTCTTCCAGTGAGCCTGTTGATGGAAAGATCAAGCCAATGAAGGTTCGCCAATCGTCCTAAACTCATCGGTATGGTGCCGGTTATCAGGTTCCTCGAAACATCCAGTCTTTCGAGTTCAATAAGATTCGAGATTGAACTTGGGATCTGGCCTGCAATCTTGTTGCTTCCTATATTCAACTCTTTCAAATTCAGCCCTTCGGAGAATTCCGGTATCGTACCGGAAATGAGATTATTTGACACATCTATAACCTCCAAGAAGCTGCTTGTTCGGTTGTTTAAAATGCTCGAGAGAGACCCGCATACCTGGTTCGAATGAAGATCAATAGAGGAAATCCCATCTGGAACTTTGAGTTCTGAAAGATCGAACTTCAGCAGGTTATTTGAAAGCTTCACCTTCTGCAGACTTGTCATTTTtgtgaaaaatgttgaaatgCTCCCAGTGAGGAAATTATTGGACAAATCTATGGAGCTCAATGAATCTGGCCTTGTAAACCTTGGGAGGCTTCCTCTCAGTTTACAACCAGCAAGATTAACATCTGAAAGCTGTCTGTCTGTGATCCACTTAGGAACCGTCCCTAAACTGAGGTTGTTGAAAGACAGGTCTATTGACAAAAGTGAAGGAATGCCCCTGTTGGAAACATCTGGTAAAGGGTCTGAGAATCCATTTCTGGATAAATTAAGGGACCAGAGATTCTGCAATCTTGAAATAGATGCTGGAATGTGACCTATAAACTTGTTGCTACTCAGTGAAAGGCTAGTGAGGGACTTGAGATTCCCAACCTGCTCTGGGATAGTTCCAGTGAGCTGGTTGTGGCTCAATGACAGATATGATAGGCTAACCAAGTTGAACATGGAAATGGGTAAGTGAGCTGATAATTGGTTATTAGAGAGGTCAATAAAGGTAATGTTTCTAAACTGTCCTATAAATTCAGGGATAAAACCAGACAATGAGTTGAAACTGAGATCAAAAGACTGCAAAAGGTGTAGATTTTTTAAACTATCAGGGATAGGACCTGACAAGGAATTTCTCCCTAAATTTATCATCTCAAGGTTTCTCAAATTTCCTAAGCTTGGAGGAACGGGTCCCTTCAAATGGTTGCCAGCCAATGAAAGTGTTTGGAGATGGGATAATAGGCCTAAACCTGAGGGAATGTTCCCTCGAAGGGAATTGTCTTCGAGGACCAACTGAGTAAGCCTGGTTAGCTTGGAAAAGCTATCTGGGATTGGACCTGTAATAAGCTTCATCCCACTTATGACCAACACTTGCAAGAATGGTAGACTACCCAGGGAAGAAGACAAAGTACCCTTCATGTACATGCTACTGTCTTTTACAGGCCCTTGAAGTGCCAATGTAGTGACCCT carries:
- the LOC107894071 gene encoding DNA damage-repair/toleration protein DRT100 — translated: MQILVWVFEVLFISSLVGVFPLSLAETTSPGVCSEADRAALLAFKAKIVKDTTGILSSWIGRDCCGGDWEGVQCNPAGRVTTLALQGPVKDSSMYMKGTLSSSLGSLPFLQVLVISGMKLITGPIPDSFSKLTRLTQLVLEDNSLRGNIPSGLGLLSHLQTLSLAGNHLKGPVPPSLGNLRNLEMINLGRNSLSGPIPDSLKNLHLLQSFDLSFNSLSGFIPEFIGQFRNITFIDLSNNQLSAHLPISMFNLVSLSYLSLSHNQLTGTIPEQVGNLKSLTSLSLSSNKFIGHIPASISRLQNLWSLNLSRNGFSDPLPDVSNRGIPSLLSIDLSFNNLSLGTVPKWITDRQLSDVNLAGCKLRGSLPRFTRPDSLSSIDLSNNFLTGSISTFFTKMTSLQKVKLSNNLLKFDLSELKVPDGISSIDLHSNQVCGSLSSILNNRTSSFLEVIDVSNNLISGTIPEFSEGLNLKELNIGSNKIAGQIPSSISNLIELERLDVSRNLITGTIPMSLGRLANLHWLDLSINRLTGRIPTSLLGIKFMRHASFRANRLCGEIPQGRPYNIFPASAYAHNLCLCGKPMLPCRGKKQETSQ